From Streptosporangium album, the proteins below share one genomic window:
- a CDS encoding DUF4142 domain-containing protein, producing the protein MAPRTPFTALAATSVAVLALLASASPASALAPTPTPKPTSTSSHGRQVPAQDVQYLIQTHQGNLAEIAAGKAAERKGKAKDVRSVGAVLAAGHTKLESRLKQIAQRLKVALPTQPTARQQAKAKELDALSGAAFDKAWTKTMIYSHRAALGATRNEIDKGSVPQVKALAKAAEPVIQDHLNRLLAVQKSVGALGQDQPGTILRVSLSQAARNP; encoded by the coding sequence ATGGCACCACGTACTCCGTTCACGGCACTCGCGGCGACATCCGTTGCCGTGCTGGCGCTGCTGGCAAGCGCCTCACCGGCATCGGCCCTGGCGCCGACACCCACGCCGAAGCCGACCTCGACCTCCTCGCACGGACGTCAGGTGCCGGCGCAGGATGTGCAGTATCTGATCCAGACGCATCAGGGCAATCTCGCTGAGATCGCCGCCGGCAAAGCCGCTGAGCGCAAGGGGAAGGCCAAGGACGTCCGTTCGGTCGGAGCCGTCCTCGCCGCCGGCCACACCAAGCTCGAAAGCAGGCTCAAGCAGATCGCGCAGCGTCTGAAGGTGGCTCTGCCCACGCAGCCCACGGCACGCCAGCAGGCCAAGGCCAAGGAACTGGACGCCCTGTCCGGCGCGGCGTTCGACAAGGCCTGGACCAAGACGATGATCTACAGTCACCGTGCGGCCCTGGGCGCGACCAGGAATGAGATCGACAAGGGGTCGGTGCCACAGGTCAAGGCGCTCGCCAAGGCCGCCGAGCCGGTCATCCAGGACCACCTGAACCGGCTGCTCGCCGTACAGAAGTCCGTCGGGGCCCTGGGGCAGGACCAGCCGGGGACGATT
- a CDS encoding SPW repeat protein, whose amino-acid sequence MSRPASLEHHPDLIEMRERYERAGSSKPAQVIEGLTILAGLYLAISPWVVGFNGLSRLSVSNLVTGVALAALAIGFASAYGRTYGLSWIVPIIGVWTIIAPWLTGSAMRGSIWNNVITGIVILLLGLAAMAVGARKIPGMSGGRDRPGGRDVPGGRDMPGGREMPGRPDMPGRPDIPGRP is encoded by the coding sequence ATGAGCAGACCCGCAAGCCTAGAACACCATCCCGATCTCATCGAGATGCGAGAGCGGTACGAGCGAGCGGGCTCCAGCAAGCCGGCCCAGGTAATCGAGGGACTCACCATACTCGCGGGGCTGTACCTGGCGATCTCTCCCTGGGTGGTCGGCTTCAACGGCCTGTCCAGGCTCTCCGTGAGCAATCTGGTCACCGGCGTGGCGCTTGCCGCTCTGGCCATCGGGTTCGCGTCGGCCTACGGCCGTACCTACGGGCTGAGCTGGATCGTGCCGATCATCGGAGTCTGGACCATCATTGCTCCCTGGCTCACAGGCTCGGCGATGAGGGGAAGCATCTGGAACAACGTCATCACCGGCATCGTCATCCTGCTGCTCGGGCTGGCGGCGATGGCGGTGGGCGCCAGGAAGATACCCGGCATGTCGGGCGGGCGCGACAGGCCGGGCGGGCGCGATGTGCCGGGCGGCCGTGACATGCCGGGCGGCCGTGAGATGCCGGGCAGGCCTGACATGCCAGGAAGACCTGACATACCGGGCAGGCCTTAG